TAAACATACAAAAATGTTCAATAACTGGGTTGATGATTACCTTTATGGCTTACTCACCTAGCGAGAACACAATGGATGTGTTTATTTTATAAATTTTGCTTTAGTTAACTCGATGTTTGTCACACAATAGAAAATACAATTGAAAACTATTCGCGTTAAGAGATGGAACTTTGATCTAGGTAAGGTTTTATTTTACGCATCTTAGTTAGAATTACTTGGATTTGAATGTTGTATAAGGCGAACATGAATGAAGCTTAGTGAGTTAAACCCGGGTGAAAATGCGACCATATGTCAAATCGGTCATTTATCACTCCCACAAACAGTGAAGCGCAAACTGCTTTCCATGGGGATTACTCCCAATACTCACTTTAGTTTGCTTCGCCGAGCGCCGATGGGCTCAGGGGTAGAACTTGACTTGCGTGGCAGCAAAATTTGCATGCGTAAAGATTTAGCTGATGTTATCGAGGTAGTTAAAGCATGAGTAAGCAGTTTAACTGTGTGACCGTTGGTAATCCAAACGCTGGCAAATCAACATTATTCAATGCCTTGACGGGAGCAAACCAACAAGTTGGTAACTGGTCTGGTGTCACCGTTGAGAAAAAAACGGGTTATTTCGAACTTGAAAGCAACACGATCTCATTGACAGATTTACCTGGTATTTATGATTTATTGCCAGCCGGTAATAGCTGTGATTGTTCTTTAGATGAACAAATTGCTCAACAATATCTTGCAGAACAACCCGTAGATGCCATCATCAACTTGGTTGATGCAACCAATATTGAACGCCATTTATATTTAACGGTTCAATTACGTGAACTGGGTATACCCATGGTGGTTGTTCTCAATAAAATTGATGCGGCTCAAAAACTGAACATCGATATCGATATTGATAAAATGGCTGCTCAATTAGGCTGTCCAGTTATTGGCGTCTGTTCACGCGAGCAAACTGATGTTGATGTTGTTAAATCACAAGTCTTAAAAATTGTTCGTGGTGAGATTGTTGAGCAATCGCTAAGTCTTAACTACCATCCTGATATCGAACAAAGCGTGGTTCGACTTGTCGAGCAAGCTAGACTGCAAAATTTACCTGAATTAAGCCGTGGACGTGCTTTAGCCATGTTGGGTAATGGTAACGGTTGTGGTAGTTGTGAAAATAGCTTACTCAAGGATGTTGTTAATCAATGTACCCAAATTGCTGAGCAAAGTGGTGAGGACATTGAGGTCATGGTAGCTACTACACGTTTTAATTTTGTTGAAATAATCTTTAAGTCAGCAGTTAGCGTGGGTGAGCATGTCAGTATGACCGAGCGCCTTGATAGGTTTGTATTGCATCCTGTACTGGGCATCCCCGTCTTTTTATTTGTTATGTATTTAATGTTCATGTTCAGCATTAACGTGGGCAGTTCATTTATCGATTTCTTTGATATTACGGCAGGGGCTATTTTTGTTGATCATACTTCTGCATTATTAACATCAATCGGTTCTCCTGATTGGTTAGTGACGGTTCTTGCAGGTGGTGTTGGTCAAGGTATCCAAACTGTGGCTACTTTTATTCCGGTTATTGCAGCCTTATTTTTGGCTTTATCTGTACTTGAAGCTTCAGGATATATGTCTCGTGCTGCATTTGTAGTTGATGGATTAATGCGTCGTATTGGCTTACCTGGTAAAGCATTCGTACCGATGATTGTGGGATTTGGCTGTTCAGTTCCCGCGATTATGGCAACAAGAACCCTAGGCAGCGAGCGTGAGCGAATCGTTACTGGAATGATGGCGCCATTTATGTCTTGTGGTGCTCGTTTGCCAGTATATGCATTATTTGCTGCGGCATTTTTCCCTGAATCGGGTCAAAATTTGGTATTTTTGCTTTATATCATTGGTATTTTAGCGGCAATTGGAACAGGTTTATTATTAAGAAACACCTTATTACCAGGCACAAGCAGCGCAGTGGTCATGGAGTTACCAAGCTATGAAATGCCTCGCTTAAAAGCCGTTATGGCTCGGACCACCAAGCGCACCAAAAGCTTTATTATGGGGGCAGGTAAAACAATCGTCATCGTGGTTACCTTATTAAACTTTGTCAACGCCATTGGCGTAGATGGCAGTTTTGGCCATGAAGATAGCCAAGA
This Shewanella aestuarii DNA region includes the following protein-coding sequences:
- a CDS encoding FeoA family protein — translated: MKLSELNPGENATICQIGHLSLPQTVKRKLLSMGITPNTHFSLLRRAPMGSGVELDLRGSKICMRKDLADVIEVVKA
- the feoB gene encoding Fe(2+) transporter permease subunit FeoB, translating into MSKQFNCVTVGNPNAGKSTLFNALTGANQQVGNWSGVTVEKKTGYFELESNTISLTDLPGIYDLLPAGNSCDCSLDEQIAQQYLAEQPVDAIINLVDATNIERHLYLTVQLRELGIPMVVVLNKIDAAQKLNIDIDIDKMAAQLGCPVIGVCSREQTDVDVVKSQVLKIVRGEIVEQSLSLNYHPDIEQSVVRLVEQARLQNLPELSRGRALAMLGNGNGCGSCENSLLKDVVNQCTQIAEQSGEDIEVMVATTRFNFVEIIFKSAVSVGEHVSMTERLDRFVLHPVLGIPVFLFVMYLMFMFSINVGSSFIDFFDITAGAIFVDHTSALLTSIGSPDWLVTVLAGGVGQGIQTVATFIPVIAALFLALSVLEASGYMSRAAFVVDGLMRRIGLPGKAFVPMIVGFGCSVPAIMATRTLGSERERIVTGMMAPFMSCGARLPVYALFAAAFFPESGQNLVFLLYIIGILAAIGTGLLLRNTLLPGTSSAVVMELPSYEMPRLKAVMARTTKRTKSFIMGAGKTIVIVVTLLNFVNAIGVDGSFGHEDSQESLLSVASQQVTPLFGPMGIENDNWPATVGIITGIFAKEAVVGTLNSLYSSADGGDEELAPLSESFKEALATIPENLLGIAPEDPLSIDIGNVENIDSAAEELAIDKSTFSALQKGFSGQVAAFSYLLFILLYTPCVAAMGALVNEFGVKWARFAALWTFGLAYGTATVVYQLATINQHPIQSVAWISFFVAALAIFYLWLKKQGRKAQQIIPGIKIITG